From the Primulina tabacum isolate GXHZ01 chromosome 3, ASM2559414v2, whole genome shotgun sequence genome, one window contains:
- the LOC142540120 gene encoding double-stranded RNA-binding protein 1-like isoform X4, with amino-acid sequence MYKCKLQELCQRKSWNLPEYNTIKDGPDHLPRFKAIAVVNGLDFETPAECSSAKEAQNSVAKVAYDHFNISTPPRGQQSPSALVQPVFPACSSPLAPMPHNVEPVPVSPIPSSLPLPPPEGSLHMYKNRLQQHAQKRYLSLPVYTCESKGPPHTRLFKSRVSFDGKSYETMEFFPTLKEAEHAVAMVACQMLQIDQSQEDGGLYKNLLQELAQKRGLLCPTYETVRWGLPHRSVFQSIVEVGSSTFHGDEAKNKKQAEMNAASVAYCALTESSLVTECSKASSSVECVVSDNLTQSSLPTETMKRDEFVANEETEINAKRIKRSPENETANLPAVLPPEVSICTTRASTCY; translated from the exons ATGTACAAGTGTAAATTGCAGGAGCTGTGCCAGAGGAAGAGCTGGAACCTACCCGAATACAACACCATCAAAGATGGCCCAGATCATCTTCCCAGATTCAAAGCTATTGCTGTTGTTAACGGCCTCGATTTCGAGACTCCGGCTGAATGCTCGTCTGCTAAGGAAGCTCAAAACTCGGTGGCTAAAGTGGCCTATGATCACTTCAATATTTCGACGCCTCCTCGTGGCCAACAGTCTCCCTCCGCTCTTGTTCAGCCTGTGTTTCCGGCGTGTTCTTCCCCTCTCGCTCCTATGCCGCATAATGTTGAGCCTGTTCCAGTTTCTCCAATTCCATCATCGCTTCCACTTCCTCCTCCCG AAGGTTCACTGCACATGTACAAGAATCGGTTGCAACAACATGCCCAAAAGAGGTATCTCAGTTTACCTGTTTACACTTGTGAATCCAAAGGGCCTCCGCATACTCGCCTCTTTAAGTCAAGAGTGTCATTTGACGGGAAATCATACGAAACAATGGAATTTTTCCCTACATTAAAGGAGGCTGAACATGCGGTTGCAATGGTTGCGTGTCAGATGTTGCAAATCGACCAGAGTCAAGAG GATGGAGGCTTGTACAAAAACCTTCTACAGGAACTGGCACAAAAGAGGGGTCTTCTTTGTCCAACATATGAAACTGTCAGATGGGGTCTACCTCACAGATCTGTATTTCAGTCCATTGTGGAGGTAGGAAGCAGTACATTCCATGGTGACGAAGCCAAAAACAAAAAGCAGGCAGAGATGAATGCTGCCTCAGTCGCTTACTGTGCTCTAACAGAGT CATCCCTTGTGACAGAATGCTCAAAGGCATCATCTAGCGTGGAATGTGTTGTTTCCGATAATCTCACTCAGAGTTCACTGCCCACGGAAACAATGAAACGAGATGAATTTGTGGCAAATGAAG AAACTGAGATTAATGCCAAAAGAATCAAACGCTCTCCTGAAAACGAGACAGCCAATTTGCCGGCTGTGCTCCCTCCTGAAGTTTCCATCTGCACAACTAGAGCATCAACCTGTTACTGA
- the LOC142540120 gene encoding double-stranded RNA-binding protein 1-like isoform X1, with translation MYKCKLQELCQRKSWNLPEYNTIKDGPDHLPRFKAIAVVNGLDFETPAECSSAKEAQNSVAKVAYDHFNISTPPRGQQSPSALVQPVFPACSSPLAPMPHNVEPVPVSPIPSSLPLPPPELLVPNNSALAEPVHKDMMQPSMGDTTQTSTLYKTPIGSGEGSLHMYKNRLQQHAQKRYLSLPVYTCESKGPPHTRLFKSRVSFDGKSYETMEFFPTLKEAEHAVAMVACQMLQIDQSQEDGGLYKNLLQELAQKRGLLCPTYETVRWGLPHRSVFQSIVEVGSSTFHGDEAKNKKQAEMNAASVAYCALTESSLVTECSKASSSVECVVSDNLTQSSLPTETMKRDEFVANEETEINAKRIKRSPENETANLPAVLPPEVSICTTRASTCY, from the exons ATGTACAAGTGTAAATTGCAGGAGCTGTGCCAGAGGAAGAGCTGGAACCTACCCGAATACAACACCATCAAAGATGGCCCAGATCATCTTCCCAGATTCAAAGCTATTGCTGTTGTTAACGGCCTCGATTTCGAGACTCCGGCTGAATGCTCGTCTGCTAAGGAAGCTCAAAACTCGGTGGCTAAAGTGGCCTATGATCACTTCAATATTTCGACGCCTCCTCGTGGCCAACAGTCTCCCTCCGCTCTTGTTCAGCCTGTGTTTCCGGCGTGTTCTTCCCCTCTCGCTCCTATGCCGCATAATGTTGAGCCTGTTCCAGTTTCTCCAATTCCATCATCGCTTCCACTTCCTCCTCCCG AACTTTTGGTACCAAACAACAGTGCACTTGCGGAACCTGTCCACAAGGACATGATGCAGCCGAGTATGGGAGATACGACACAAACTTCCACGCTTTACAAAACACCAATAGGTTCTGGCG AAGGTTCACTGCACATGTACAAGAATCGGTTGCAACAACATGCCCAAAAGAGGTATCTCAGTTTACCTGTTTACACTTGTGAATCCAAAGGGCCTCCGCATACTCGCCTCTTTAAGTCAAGAGTGTCATTTGACGGGAAATCATACGAAACAATGGAATTTTTCCCTACATTAAAGGAGGCTGAACATGCGGTTGCAATGGTTGCGTGTCAGATGTTGCAAATCGACCAGAGTCAAGAG GATGGAGGCTTGTACAAAAACCTTCTACAGGAACTGGCACAAAAGAGGGGTCTTCTTTGTCCAACATATGAAACTGTCAGATGGGGTCTACCTCACAGATCTGTATTTCAGTCCATTGTGGAGGTAGGAAGCAGTACATTCCATGGTGACGAAGCCAAAAACAAAAAGCAGGCAGAGATGAATGCTGCCTCAGTCGCTTACTGTGCTCTAACAGAGT CATCCCTTGTGACAGAATGCTCAAAGGCATCATCTAGCGTGGAATGTGTTGTTTCCGATAATCTCACTCAGAGTTCACTGCCCACGGAAACAATGAAACGAGATGAATTTGTGGCAAATGAAG AAACTGAGATTAATGCCAAAAGAATCAAACGCTCTCCTGAAAACGAGACAGCCAATTTGCCGGCTGTGCTCCCTCCTGAAGTTTCCATCTGCACAACTAGAGCATCAACCTGTTACTGA
- the LOC142540120 gene encoding double-stranded RNA-binding protein 1-like isoform X3, which produces MYKCKLQELCQRKSWNLPEYNTIKDGPDHLPRFKAIAVVNGLDFETPAECSSAKEAQNSVAKVAYDHFNISTPPRGQQSPSALVQPVFPACSSPLAPMPHNVEPVPVSPIPSSLPLPPPELLVPNNSALAEPVHKDMMQPSMGDTTQTSTLYKTPIGSGGPPHTRLFKSRVSFDGKSYETMEFFPTLKEAEHAVAMVACQMLQIDQSQEDGGLYKNLLQELAQKRGLLCPTYETVRWGLPHRSVFQSIVEVGSSTFHGDEAKNKKQAEMNAASVAYCALTESSLVTECSKASSSVECVVSDNLTQSSLPTETMKRDEFVANEETEINAKRIKRSPENETANLPAVLPPEVSICTTRASTCY; this is translated from the exons ATGTACAAGTGTAAATTGCAGGAGCTGTGCCAGAGGAAGAGCTGGAACCTACCCGAATACAACACCATCAAAGATGGCCCAGATCATCTTCCCAGATTCAAAGCTATTGCTGTTGTTAACGGCCTCGATTTCGAGACTCCGGCTGAATGCTCGTCTGCTAAGGAAGCTCAAAACTCGGTGGCTAAAGTGGCCTATGATCACTTCAATATTTCGACGCCTCCTCGTGGCCAACAGTCTCCCTCCGCTCTTGTTCAGCCTGTGTTTCCGGCGTGTTCTTCCCCTCTCGCTCCTATGCCGCATAATGTTGAGCCTGTTCCAGTTTCTCCAATTCCATCATCGCTTCCACTTCCTCCTCCCG AACTTTTGGTACCAAACAACAGTGCACTTGCGGAACCTGTCCACAAGGACATGATGCAGCCGAGTATGGGAGATACGACACAAACTTCCACGCTTTACAAAACACCAATAGGTTCTGGCG GGCCTCCGCATACTCGCCTCTTTAAGTCAAGAGTGTCATTTGACGGGAAATCATACGAAACAATGGAATTTTTCCCTACATTAAAGGAGGCTGAACATGCGGTTGCAATGGTTGCGTGTCAGATGTTGCAAATCGACCAGAGTCAAGAG GATGGAGGCTTGTACAAAAACCTTCTACAGGAACTGGCACAAAAGAGGGGTCTTCTTTGTCCAACATATGAAACTGTCAGATGGGGTCTACCTCACAGATCTGTATTTCAGTCCATTGTGGAGGTAGGAAGCAGTACATTCCATGGTGACGAAGCCAAAAACAAAAAGCAGGCAGAGATGAATGCTGCCTCAGTCGCTTACTGTGCTCTAACAGAGT CATCCCTTGTGACAGAATGCTCAAAGGCATCATCTAGCGTGGAATGTGTTGTTTCCGATAATCTCACTCAGAGTTCACTGCCCACGGAAACAATGAAACGAGATGAATTTGTGGCAAATGAAG AAACTGAGATTAATGCCAAAAGAATCAAACGCTCTCCTGAAAACGAGACAGCCAATTTGCCGGCTGTGCTCCCTCCTGAAGTTTCCATCTGCACAACTAGAGCATCAACCTGTTACTGA
- the LOC142540120 gene encoding double-stranded RNA-binding protein 1-like isoform X2, whose translation MYKCKLQELCQRKSWNLPEYNTIKDGPDHLPRFKAIAVVNGLDFETPAECSSAKEAQNSVAKVAYDHFNISTPPRGQQSPSALVQPVFPACSSPLAPMPHNVEPVPVSPIPSSLPLPPPELLVPNNSALAEPVHKDMMQPSMGDTTQTSTLYKTPIGSGGSLHMYKNRLQQHAQKRYLSLPVYTCESKGPPHTRLFKSRVSFDGKSYETMEFFPTLKEAEHAVAMVACQMLQIDQSQEDGGLYKNLLQELAQKRGLLCPTYETVRWGLPHRSVFQSIVEVGSSTFHGDEAKNKKQAEMNAASVAYCALTESSLVTECSKASSSVECVVSDNLTQSSLPTETMKRDEFVANEETEINAKRIKRSPENETANLPAVLPPEVSICTTRASTCY comes from the exons ATGTACAAGTGTAAATTGCAGGAGCTGTGCCAGAGGAAGAGCTGGAACCTACCCGAATACAACACCATCAAAGATGGCCCAGATCATCTTCCCAGATTCAAAGCTATTGCTGTTGTTAACGGCCTCGATTTCGAGACTCCGGCTGAATGCTCGTCTGCTAAGGAAGCTCAAAACTCGGTGGCTAAAGTGGCCTATGATCACTTCAATATTTCGACGCCTCCTCGTGGCCAACAGTCTCCCTCCGCTCTTGTTCAGCCTGTGTTTCCGGCGTGTTCTTCCCCTCTCGCTCCTATGCCGCATAATGTTGAGCCTGTTCCAGTTTCTCCAATTCCATCATCGCTTCCACTTCCTCCTCCCG AACTTTTGGTACCAAACAACAGTGCACTTGCGGAACCTGTCCACAAGGACATGATGCAGCCGAGTATGGGAGATACGACACAAACTTCCACGCTTTACAAAACACCAATAGGTTCTGGCG GTTCACTGCACATGTACAAGAATCGGTTGCAACAACATGCCCAAAAGAGGTATCTCAGTTTACCTGTTTACACTTGTGAATCCAAAGGGCCTCCGCATACTCGCCTCTTTAAGTCAAGAGTGTCATTTGACGGGAAATCATACGAAACAATGGAATTTTTCCCTACATTAAAGGAGGCTGAACATGCGGTTGCAATGGTTGCGTGTCAGATGTTGCAAATCGACCAGAGTCAAGAG GATGGAGGCTTGTACAAAAACCTTCTACAGGAACTGGCACAAAAGAGGGGTCTTCTTTGTCCAACATATGAAACTGTCAGATGGGGTCTACCTCACAGATCTGTATTTCAGTCCATTGTGGAGGTAGGAAGCAGTACATTCCATGGTGACGAAGCCAAAAACAAAAAGCAGGCAGAGATGAATGCTGCCTCAGTCGCTTACTGTGCTCTAACAGAGT CATCCCTTGTGACAGAATGCTCAAAGGCATCATCTAGCGTGGAATGTGTTGTTTCCGATAATCTCACTCAGAGTTCACTGCCCACGGAAACAATGAAACGAGATGAATTTGTGGCAAATGAAG AAACTGAGATTAATGCCAAAAGAATCAAACGCTCTCCTGAAAACGAGACAGCCAATTTGCCGGCTGTGCTCCCTCCTGAAGTTTCCATCTGCACAACTAGAGCATCAACCTGTTACTGA
- the LOC142540120 gene encoding double-stranded RNA-binding protein 1-like isoform X5 has protein sequence MYKCKLQELCQRKSWNLPEYNTIKDGPDHLPRFKAIAVVNGLDFETPAECSSAKEAQNSVAKVAYDHFNISTPPRGQQSPSALVQPVFPACSSPLAPMPHNVEPVPVSPIPSSLPLPPPGSLHMYKNRLQQHAQKRYLSLPVYTCESKGPPHTRLFKSRVSFDGKSYETMEFFPTLKEAEHAVAMVACQMLQIDQSQEDGGLYKNLLQELAQKRGLLCPTYETVRWGLPHRSVFQSIVEVGSSTFHGDEAKNKKQAEMNAASVAYCALTESSLVTECSKASSSVECVVSDNLTQSSLPTETMKRDEFVANEETEINAKRIKRSPENETANLPAVLPPEVSICTTRASTCY, from the exons ATGTACAAGTGTAAATTGCAGGAGCTGTGCCAGAGGAAGAGCTGGAACCTACCCGAATACAACACCATCAAAGATGGCCCAGATCATCTTCCCAGATTCAAAGCTATTGCTGTTGTTAACGGCCTCGATTTCGAGACTCCGGCTGAATGCTCGTCTGCTAAGGAAGCTCAAAACTCGGTGGCTAAAGTGGCCTATGATCACTTCAATATTTCGACGCCTCCTCGTGGCCAACAGTCTCCCTCCGCTCTTGTTCAGCCTGTGTTTCCGGCGTGTTCTTCCCCTCTCGCTCCTATGCCGCATAATGTTGAGCCTGTTCCAGTTTCTCCAATTCCATCATCGCTTCCACTTCCTCCTCCCG GTTCACTGCACATGTACAAGAATCGGTTGCAACAACATGCCCAAAAGAGGTATCTCAGTTTACCTGTTTACACTTGTGAATCCAAAGGGCCTCCGCATACTCGCCTCTTTAAGTCAAGAGTGTCATTTGACGGGAAATCATACGAAACAATGGAATTTTTCCCTACATTAAAGGAGGCTGAACATGCGGTTGCAATGGTTGCGTGTCAGATGTTGCAAATCGACCAGAGTCAAGAG GATGGAGGCTTGTACAAAAACCTTCTACAGGAACTGGCACAAAAGAGGGGTCTTCTTTGTCCAACATATGAAACTGTCAGATGGGGTCTACCTCACAGATCTGTATTTCAGTCCATTGTGGAGGTAGGAAGCAGTACATTCCATGGTGACGAAGCCAAAAACAAAAAGCAGGCAGAGATGAATGCTGCCTCAGTCGCTTACTGTGCTCTAACAGAGT CATCCCTTGTGACAGAATGCTCAAAGGCATCATCTAGCGTGGAATGTGTTGTTTCCGATAATCTCACTCAGAGTTCACTGCCCACGGAAACAATGAAACGAGATGAATTTGTGGCAAATGAAG AAACTGAGATTAATGCCAAAAGAATCAAACGCTCTCCTGAAAACGAGACAGCCAATTTGCCGGCTGTGCTCCCTCCTGAAGTTTCCATCTGCACAACTAGAGCATCAACCTGTTACTGA
- the LOC142540120 gene encoding double-stranded RNA-binding protein 1-like isoform X6 encodes MYKCKLQELCQRKSWNLPEYNTIKDGPDHLPRFKAIAVVNGLDFETPAECSSAKEAQNSVAKVAYDHFNISTPPRGQQSPSALVQPVFPACSSPLAPMPHNVEPVPVSPIPSSLPLPPPGPPHTRLFKSRVSFDGKSYETMEFFPTLKEAEHAVAMVACQMLQIDQSQEDGGLYKNLLQELAQKRGLLCPTYETVRWGLPHRSVFQSIVEVGSSTFHGDEAKNKKQAEMNAASVAYCALTESSLVTECSKASSSVECVVSDNLTQSSLPTETMKRDEFVANEETEINAKRIKRSPENETANLPAVLPPEVSICTTRASTCY; translated from the exons ATGTACAAGTGTAAATTGCAGGAGCTGTGCCAGAGGAAGAGCTGGAACCTACCCGAATACAACACCATCAAAGATGGCCCAGATCATCTTCCCAGATTCAAAGCTATTGCTGTTGTTAACGGCCTCGATTTCGAGACTCCGGCTGAATGCTCGTCTGCTAAGGAAGCTCAAAACTCGGTGGCTAAAGTGGCCTATGATCACTTCAATATTTCGACGCCTCCTCGTGGCCAACAGTCTCCCTCCGCTCTTGTTCAGCCTGTGTTTCCGGCGTGTTCTTCCCCTCTCGCTCCTATGCCGCATAATGTTGAGCCTGTTCCAGTTTCTCCAATTCCATCATCGCTTCCACTTCCTCCTCCCG GGCCTCCGCATACTCGCCTCTTTAAGTCAAGAGTGTCATTTGACGGGAAATCATACGAAACAATGGAATTTTTCCCTACATTAAAGGAGGCTGAACATGCGGTTGCAATGGTTGCGTGTCAGATGTTGCAAATCGACCAGAGTCAAGAG GATGGAGGCTTGTACAAAAACCTTCTACAGGAACTGGCACAAAAGAGGGGTCTTCTTTGTCCAACATATGAAACTGTCAGATGGGGTCTACCTCACAGATCTGTATTTCAGTCCATTGTGGAGGTAGGAAGCAGTACATTCCATGGTGACGAAGCCAAAAACAAAAAGCAGGCAGAGATGAATGCTGCCTCAGTCGCTTACTGTGCTCTAACAGAGT CATCCCTTGTGACAGAATGCTCAAAGGCATCATCTAGCGTGGAATGTGTTGTTTCCGATAATCTCACTCAGAGTTCACTGCCCACGGAAACAATGAAACGAGATGAATTTGTGGCAAATGAAG AAACTGAGATTAATGCCAAAAGAATCAAACGCTCTCCTGAAAACGAGACAGCCAATTTGCCGGCTGTGCTCCCTCCTGAAGTTTCCATCTGCACAACTAGAGCATCAACCTGTTACTGA
- the LOC142540122 gene encoding binding partner of ACD11 1-like isoform X2 — translation MQTRTVQVKRLSDLALEREIHEFFSFSGDIEHVEIRREPGQSKTAFVTFKDAKALEIALLLSGATIVDQVVTITAVQNYVPQPDIQEVRIADNDVSVSQANTSPVAEGKMSPNNGRVYVTKAQDVVSNMLAKGSAIRQDAVNKAKAFDEKHRLTANASARVISFDRRVGLSEKFTVGISVVNEKVKSVGQRFQVSDKTTAAIMAAERKLNDTGSAVKSSRYVTAGTTWLNGAFNKVAKAGQVAGVKTREKWNVAISNLTAKDSSIAA, via the exons ATGCAG ACGAGGACGGTACAAGTTAAGAGATTGTCAGATCTAGCGTTGGAGAGAGAAATCCACGAGTTCTTCTCGTTTTCCGGTGATATCGAACACGTTGAGATCCGAAG AGAGCCAGGGCAGTCGAAAACTGCGTTTGTCACCTTCAAGGATGCCAAGGCTCTAGAAATCGCCTTGTTATTATCT GGAGCAACCATCGTGGACCAGGTGGTTACCATAACGGCGGTACAAAATTATGTACCACAACCTGATATTCAG GAAGTAAGGATTGCTGACAATGATGTGAGCGTTTCCCAGGCTAATACTTCTCCGGTTGCTGAG GGAAAAATGAGCCCAAATAATGGGAGAGTGTATGTGACTAAAGCCCAAGATGTTGTGTCAAATATGCTTGCAAAAGGTTCGGCTATACGCCAAGATGCTGTGAACAAGGCCAAAGCATTTGATGAAAAACATAGGTTGACTGCCAATGCATCGGCCAGAGTTATTTCCTTTGACAGGAGAGTTGGGCTTTCAGAAAAATTTACAGTTGGAATTTCCGTGGTGAATGAGAAAGTGAAATCTGTGGGTCAAAGATTTCAAGTATCTGATAAAACTACGGCTGCTATTATGGCTGCAGAAAGGAAATTAAATGATACTGGATCAGCTGTCAAATCTAGCAG GTATGTGACAGCTGGAACAACTTGGCTGAATGGTGCTTTTAACAAAGTGGCTAAAGCTGGCCAGGTAGCTGGTGTAAAAACTAGAGAGAAGTGGAATGTGGCGATTTCTAATTTGACTGCAAAG GACTCATCAATTGCAGCATGA
- the LOC142540122 gene encoding binding partner of ACD11 1-like isoform X1: MQTRTVQVKRLSDLALEREIHEFFSFSGDIEHVEIRREPGQSKTAFVTFKDAKALEIALLLSGATIVDQVVTITAVQNYVPQPDIQEVRIADNDVSVSQANTSPVAEQGKMSPNNGRVYVTKAQDVVSNMLAKGSAIRQDAVNKAKAFDEKHRLTANASARVISFDRRVGLSEKFTVGISVVNEKVKSVGQRFQVSDKTTAAIMAAERKLNDTGSAVKSSRYVTAGTTWLNGAFNKVAKAGQVAGVKTREKWNVAISNLTAKDSSIAA, encoded by the exons ATGCAG ACGAGGACGGTACAAGTTAAGAGATTGTCAGATCTAGCGTTGGAGAGAGAAATCCACGAGTTCTTCTCGTTTTCCGGTGATATCGAACACGTTGAGATCCGAAG AGAGCCAGGGCAGTCGAAAACTGCGTTTGTCACCTTCAAGGATGCCAAGGCTCTAGAAATCGCCTTGTTATTATCT GGAGCAACCATCGTGGACCAGGTGGTTACCATAACGGCGGTACAAAATTATGTACCACAACCTGATATTCAG GAAGTAAGGATTGCTGACAATGATGTGAGCGTTTCCCAGGCTAATACTTCTCCGGTTGCTGAG CAGGGAAAAATGAGCCCAAATAATGGGAGAGTGTATGTGACTAAAGCCCAAGATGTTGTGTCAAATATGCTTGCAAAAGGTTCGGCTATACGCCAAGATGCTGTGAACAAGGCCAAAGCATTTGATGAAAAACATAGGTTGACTGCCAATGCATCGGCCAGAGTTATTTCCTTTGACAGGAGAGTTGGGCTTTCAGAAAAATTTACAGTTGGAATTTCCGTGGTGAATGAGAAAGTGAAATCTGTGGGTCAAAGATTTCAAGTATCTGATAAAACTACGGCTGCTATTATGGCTGCAGAAAGGAAATTAAATGATACTGGATCAGCTGTCAAATCTAGCAG GTATGTGACAGCTGGAACAACTTGGCTGAATGGTGCTTTTAACAAAGTGGCTAAAGCTGGCCAGGTAGCTGGTGTAAAAACTAGAGAGAAGTGGAATGTGGCGATTTCTAATTTGACTGCAAAG GACTCATCAATTGCAGCATGA
- the LOC142540123 gene encoding putative glycosyltransferase At5g03795: MATSSLFIHTLLTRRRDPSTHVYGLKSLYFFMPATLALTTSLIILLYISSTSNLFFIHPQHLQISGSGDGDFLIRDKPTKVFTFYRPESVGYGEIRRFAERGIVPGETKGRSDTGFDKRSRGMYNSDTKIFHDRDSFLKNYEEMNRSLKIFVYPHKRDDPFANVLLPVDFEPNGNYASESYFKKVLVNSHFITKDPSKADLFFLPFSIARLRHDPRVGISGIKDFVKDYLTNISREYPYWNHSGGADHFYVACHSIGRSAMEKAVEVKLKAMQIVCSSNYYLSSYVAHKDASLPQIWPRLDNPPNLERERFKLAFFAGSINSPVRAKLLEEWENDTEISVHFGRLETPYSEELLRSKFCLHVKGFEVNTARIGDALYYGCVPVIIANHYDLPFEDILNWKSFSITVATLDTPLLKKILQGVSSEKYLILQNNVLKARKHFQWHLSPLDYDAFYMVMYELWLRRSSLRITV; encoded by the exons ATGGCCACTTCGTCTTTATTCATCCACACTCTGCTCACGCGCCGCCGCGATCCTAGCACACATGTCTACGGGCTCAAGTCCCTTTACTTTTTCATGCCCGCCACCTTAGCTCTTACGACCTCCCTTATTATACTCCTCTACATATCCTCTACTTCCAATCTCTTCTTCATTCATCCTCAGCATCTCCAGATTTCCGGTTCTGGAGATGGGGATTTTTTAATTCGTGATAAACCCACAAAAGTTTTCACCTTTTATCGTCCGGAATCTGTTGGGTACGGCGAGATTCGTCGTTTTGCGGAGAGGGGGATTGTTCCGGGAGAGACCAAGGGTCGAAGTGATACGGGGTTTGATAAGAGATCACGTG GGATGTATAATAGTGACACAAAAATATTCCATGACAGAGATTCCTTCCTGAAGAACTACGAGGAAATGAATAGAAGTTTAAAGATATTTGTTTATCCACATAAACGGGATGATCCCTTCGCTAATGTGCTCTTACCTGTGGATTTCGAACCCAATGGTAATTATGCCAGTGAAAGTTATTTCAAAAAAGTTCTTGTAAACAGTCATTTCATTACAAAAGATCCTTCCAAAGCCGATCTCTTCTTTTTACCTTTTTCAATCGCAAGACTCAGGCACGACCCTCGAGTAGGGATATCTGGTATCAAAGACTTTGTTAAAGATTATCTTACCAACATTAGTCGTGAGTACCCTTACTGGAATCATAGTGGGGGAGCTGACCATTTTTACGTTGCCTGCCATTCCATCGGACGTTCTGCAATGGAGAAAGCAGTTGAAGTTAAACTTAAAGCAATGCAAATTGTATGCTCTTCAAACTATTATCTTTCTTCTTATGTCGCTCATAAAGATGCATCCTTGCCACAAATTTGGCCTAGGCTGGATAACCCTCCAAATCTGGAACGTGAAAG GTTCAAGCTGGCCTTTTTTGCCGGATCAATAAACTCGCCAGTACGCGCAAAGCTTCTTGAGGAATGGGAAAACGACACTGAGATATCTGTTCACTTTGGTCGCCTCGAAACACCCTATTCGGAGGAGCTTTTAAGAAGTAAGTTCTGCCTTCATGTCAAAGGATTTGAAGTCAATACAGCCCGTATAGGTGATGCATTGTACTACGGTTGTGTCCCTGTAATAATAGCCAATCATTATGATCTCCCTTTCGAAGATATACTTAACTGGAAGAGTTTTTCAATCACCGTTGCCACTTTAGATACCCCTCTTCTGAAGAAAATCCTCCAAGGAGTAAGCTCAgagaaatatttaattttacaaaataatGTCTTAAAGGCGAGAAAACACTTTCAGTGGCATCTTTCTCCTCTGGATTATGATGCTTTTTACATGGTTATGTACGAGTTATGGCTTCGGCGAAGTTCTTTAAGAATCACTGTTTAA
- the LOC142538944 gene encoding universal stress protein PHOS34-like — protein sequence MDTGRELPQTSAGEPAEGAEPQPLTASESKKLNVLVALDESDSSFYALSWALDHFFTSLATAAGGDPAHDQLDSSMVTLVNVQPLFHPFIYPAGPVVYATPAVIESVKKAQQQNSAAILGRGLQMCKEKKIKAEPLILEGDPKENICVAAEQLHADVLVVGSRGLGAIKRALLGSVSNYCAHHVRCPVLIVKPPTKVAHS from the exons ATGGACACCGGAAGGGAGCTGCCGCAGACGAGTGCCGGGGAGCCAGCTGAGGGAGCGGAGCCGCAGCCCTTGACCGCATCGGAGTCGAAGAAACTGAATGTTTTGGTGGCTCTTGATGAGAGCGACAGCAGTTTCTACGCCCTGAGTTGGGCTCTCGATCATTTCTTCACTAGTTTGGCCACCGCGGCCGGCGGAGATCCCGCTCACGATCAGTTAGATTCAAGCATGGTTACTCTAGTCAATGTCCAGCCTCTTTTCCATCCTTTCATCTACCCTGCTGGACCag TTGTATACGCGACACCAGCAGTGATTGAATCTGTGAAGAAAGCCCAACAACAAAATTCTGCGGCTATACTTGGTCGTGGTTTGCAGATGTGCAAAGAGAAGAAG ATAAAGGCAGAACCTTTGATCCTTGAAGGGGATCCAAAAGAAAATATCTGTGTAGCTGCTGAACAATTGCATGCTGATGTCTTAGTCGTTGGAAGCCGTGGCCTCGGCGCCATTAAAAG GGCGCTGCTGGGAAGTGTTAGCAATTACTGCGCTCACCATGTTCGTTGCCCGGTTCTTATTGTGAAGCCGCCTACGAAAGTTGCTCATTCGTAA